In Brevibacterium pigmentatum, the sequence ATGTCCGGGTAGCCGAGGACGAGCACCGTGGGTGACTTCGGAAGGTCGCCGAGGTTGACGACCGCCTCGGTGATCGTCGTCAGTGTGCCTTCGCTGCCGACGAGGAATTTCGCGAGGTTCGGGCCGTTCTCCGGGAGCAGATGCTCCATCGCATAGGCCGAGGCTTGGCGGCTGAACCGGCCGAATTCGGTGCGGATGACTCCGAGATGACGGCCGGCCACCTCGGCGAGTCCGGGAATGGGATCGAGTCCGGATCCGGCGAGGAAGGACCGGCCGGTGCCGTCGATGGCCGTCATCTCGACGATGTTGTCGACGGTGCGGCCGGCCGAAATCGCGTGCGGTCCGCAGGAGTTGTTGCCGATCATGCCCGCGATCGTCGCCCGATTCTTCGTCGAGGGATCGGGGCCGAAGGTCAGCCCGTGCGGTTTGCCGGCTTTCTGCAGCTCGCTCATCAGCACCCCCGGTTCGACTCGGGCGGTCTTTGTCGCCGGGTCGATGTCGAGGATGCGGTTGAGGTGGCGGGAGAAGTCGATGACGATCCCGGTCCCGATCGAATTGCCGGCCTGCGAGGTGCCGCCGCCGCGGGAGGTGATGGGCACCCGGTGCGACCGGGCCACGTCGAGGATCGAAACGACGTCAGACCTGGTCTTTGGGAAGGCCACGACCTGCGGCACCACCCTGTAGTTCGACGCATCGACGGCGTATTCGGCCAACCGGCGAGCCGAGGTGTCGACGGTGCCTTCGATGCCGCGGGTGAGATCGGTGACGACGTCGGTGATGTCGGTGTTCGTCTCAGCGCTCATGCCGAGCTCAGCTCTCGCGGAGGATGTCGAGGGCTGCTCCGAGGCCGGCTGAGTCGATCTTCACTCCCGCCAGCTGCAGTCCCATCTGGACGCCGGCCAGTGTGCCCGCAAGGGTGAGATCATTGAGATCGCCGAGGTGGCCGATCCGGAAGACCGTCCCCTGCAGTTTGGATAGGCCCGCCCCCAGAGACATATCGAAGCGGTCGAGGATGAGCTTTCGCAGCTCATCGGCGTCGTGTCCGTCGGGCATGACGACGGCGGTGAGCACGGGGGAGTGTTCGCTCTCGTTCGTGCACAGCACTTCGAGGCCCCAGGCCTCGACTGCGGCACGTGTCGCTTCGCCGAAGCGGATGTGGCGGGCGAAGACGTTGTCCAGGCCTTCCTCATTCAGCAGCCGCAGTGATTCCTTGAGTCCGAACAGGATGTTCGTGTTCGGGGTGTAGGGAGTCATCCCGTTCCTGCCGGCGGCGAGCATCTCCGTCCAGTTCCAGACGGATTTCGGAAGGGACGAGGACTTGTGGGCTTCAAGGGCCTTGTCGCTCACGGCATTGAAGGACAGTCCCGGTGGGAGCATGAGGCCCTTCTGTGAGCCCGAGACCGTGACATCGACGCGCCATTCGTCGTGCCGGTAGTCGACGGAGCCGAGTGAGGAGATCGTATCGACCATGAACAGAGCCGGGTGGTCTGCGGCGTCGATGGCCGCGCGGATCTCGGAAATGCGGCTCGTGACCCCGGTCGAGGTCTCGTTGTGGACGACGCAGATAGCTTTGAAGCGGTGGTCGGTGTCAGCGGCGAGGGCTTCGCCGATCTTCTGGGGATCGGCGCCGGTGCGCCAGTCGCCCGCAATGACCGTGGGTTTGAGTCCCCATTTCTCAGCCATCGTCTTCCACAATGAGGAGAAATGCCCGGTTTCATAGCAGAGGATCTCGTCGCCGGGGTTGAGCGTGTTGACCAGCGCAGCCTCCCACGCCCCGGTTCCCGTGGCCGGGTAGATGACGACCTGATTGGAGGTGCCGAAGATCTCGGCCATGCCTTCGAGTACATGGCTGAAGAGTTCTTTGAAGGCAGGCCCTCTATGGTCGATTGTGGGCATCGAGATCGCCCGAAGAACAGTATCGGGAACGTTGCTGGGTCCCGGGATCTGTAGGAAATGCCGTCCGCTGATTGTCATTGAAGAATCCTCTCTGATTCCACGATGCGGTACATTATTTTCATTTGACGCTACCACAATGAATTCGAGAGAAAAATGCCCTTTCCAGGATTCGGAACGGAGATTTGCGGCATTCTGCTCGCCGGTCGAGTTGAGCCTTTTCTGCCCGGTTCGGATTGCGGTATTCCATTTTCTCTGAGTCTTTGACGTGGAGTTCTGTACTTTCCTGTGGCGAAAGGCTTACTTTGAAAACCGCGGGTTGGTATACATGCTCCTGTTATTCGGGAAAGTGAAGTCGAGGTCTTGACGGTTCGGAATTCTCCGGGGCAGACTTTCATAAAGTAGCAGCAAGATTTCCACATCGTGGAATGTCGGTTGCGGCAATGGGGTCGTTTCCGACTGATTCACACATCGCATAGGAGCGAATTGTGTCTTTGGAGATTGCTTCGATACTCGTTCTCGTGGCTCTGTTCGTCATCGCCACCTTTGTTTCGGTCCATATGGGTGCGCTCGCGCTCATGGCGACCTTCCTGTTCGGAACCTTTGTTCTCGACGAAGACGTCGACACCCTGTTGTCAGGTTTCCCTGCAGATCTGTTCCTCATCCTTGTCGGTGTCACGTATCTGTTCGCCTTGGCGAAGGACAACGGCACGGTCGATTGGATCGTCCATATCCTCGTCAAGGCCGTCGGCGGTCGAATAGCGCTGATCCCGTGGGTGTTCTTCGTCGTCACGGCTCTGCTCTCCGGTTTCGGTTCCGTGGTGCCGGCGGCCATCGCGATCATCGCGCCGATGGGGATGGGCTTCTCCCGGCGGTACGGCATCCGACCGCTGCTCATGGGGCTCATGGTCATCAACGGAGCGACGGCCGGCGGCTTCTCGCCGCTCAGCATCTTCGGCACGATCACCAATCAGGTCGTCGAGCGCAATGACCTGCCGGGCAGCCCTCTGCTGCTCTTCCTTGCCTCCTTCGTCTTCAACGTCGTCCTCGGCTTCGTCTGCTTCTTCCTCTTCGGCGGGCGGGAGCTGCTGGGCAAGCGCGATCTCGGGCATGGACTCGAAGACAAAGACGGTGAGCCTGCCGGTGGTGTCGGAGCCGGATCGGGCGGCACCGGTGCAGGCGGCTCGGGCGGAGCGGATGGCACTGCTGGCGGCGTGGACGGCGGGTCGGGCGGCTCTCCCGCGCCGTACCACGACCCCGAGCGCAGGGCGGCGCGACGGTCGGTGCAGACGACGATGGTCAAGGACGCCGACGAGGACGTCGAAGTCACCACCCTCGACCTCAACCGCATCGTCACCCTTGTCGGGCTCGTCGTTCTCGCTGTGATGGTCGTGCCGCCGCTCAACCAGGACGTCGGCTTCACCGCGATCAGCATCGCCGTGATCATCTCGTTCTTCTCGCCCCGCATCAGCAAGGGCGCGGTGAGCAAGATCGCGTGGCCGACAGTGCTGCTGATCTGCGGCATCGTCACCTACGTCGAGCTCATGGAACGACTGGGCACGATCGACTGGCTCGGCGAGCAGGTCGCTGGCATGGGCGCTCCGCTCTTTGCGGCACTCATCATCTGCTTCATCGGTGCGGTGGTCTCGGCATTCGCGTCGACGACGGGCATCCTCGGTGCTCTCATTCCTCTGGCAGTGCCGTTCCTGCTCACTGGAAGTGTGAGCGAGATCGGCCTGATCATCGCACTGGCGATCTCGTCCTCGGTGGTCGATTCCTCACCGTTCTCGACTTCTGGAGCGCTCGTCGTGGCGAACTCGCCGGAGGACCAGCGTGACAGGGTGTTCAAGCAGCTCATGGTGTGGGGCTTCTCGATGGTCGTCATCGCACCGATCGTCACCTGGCTGATCTTCGTCGTCCCCGGGTGGTGATGAAGGATCCAGTCCCGGGGTCGGGGGTGGAACGTCAAAGGCTTTCAACGCGAATCGGCGATGGGTTGGAAATGTCTGTGCCTATGGTGTTCATTATTGCACGGGGCTATATTTGAATGTATGGGACGGTTCCAATCGGATAATCCGGGCGAACTCATTCGCGAAGCGCGTCTCGATCTGGGAATCACACAGACCGAGTTGGCCCGGCGCGCCGGCCTGAGTCAGTCCAGCCTGGCCCAAATAGAATCGGGCAAGCGGAACGTCTCCTCTGAGATGCTCGAACGCGTATTGAAAGCGGCAGACTACCGACCCTCACTTGCCCTCGAGATGGCATTTGAACGAATTCGTGACGAAGCTGACCGCCTGGGCCTGAGGAATCTGAGAGTGTTCGGCTCGGTGGCCCGCGGCGACGATGGTTTCAACAGTGACATCGATTTCCTCGTCACTGCGGATGAGGAAGTCGACCTGTTCGATCTCGCGCTTTTCGGAGAGCGGGTCCGACAGATCACCGGCTTCCCCGCAGATGTCGTTGTCGATGATGGTCCGATCCCACCCGGGTGGCAAGCAATGCGAGAGGCCGTGCCGGTATGAACCCATCGGAACCTCATCGAGGCACGTATCGCCGGCCCCCGCGGCGGGAAAAGACGGACGTGGACTTCGACCAGGCGAACATCCGTACCGAGTTGAGGGCGATTCTGCGACGCACGCAATCGGTGGCCGCGACTGCCCGCGAAGAGTTTTCGGACGGAACCGCTTCCTACGATATCGCCGGCATCGCAATCATTCGCCTCGCGTCACTGACCGAGCGGGCTGAGTTCGCGATCTGGATGAAGCTGCTGACGAAAGATGAAGTCCTCAGCATCAGAGCGACCCGGAATATCGTTGCTCACGCGGGCTACGCGTCGATGGATGATGACCGCTTCTGGGACACGGTGACAAAACGTGTGCCGGAACTTATCGAGAGGCTGCTGAGCTCCGAAGAGTGAAACGGCGTCGCTTTCGGTCGCCTGGGCGACCGGGAACTATTGAGGCCGGTCTGGCGAGAATATTTACTTTAGGGCACCTAAAGTAAATATTCTTCCGTGATCCGTGAGGTTAGCTGGAATCGCCTACCCCTCGAGCAGCCCCTTGATGTCCGCGGCGGTCACCGTCTGGCTGAAGGCTTGCCCGCCTGGGCCCCGGCCCTCGTACGTGCCGGCGTCGGACATGAGGTCGTCGAAGAGTTCGGCCTTGCGCTTCTGCAGGGCGAGCACCTTCTCCTCGATCGTGCCCTCGGCGACATAGCGGTAGACCATGACGCTCTTCGTCTGCCCGATCCGGTGCGCCCGGTCGATCGCCTGATTCTCCGAGGCGGGATTCCACCACGGATCCATGAGGAAGACATAGTCCGCCTCGGTGAGGTTGAGCCCGAACCCGCCGGCCTTGAGGCTGATGAGGAACACCGGCGCCTCACCCGACCGAAACGCATCGACGACCGC encodes:
- a CDS encoding SLC13 family permease yields the protein MSLEIASILVLVALFVIATFVSVHMGALALMATFLFGTFVLDEDVDTLLSGFPADLFLILVGVTYLFALAKDNGTVDWIVHILVKAVGGRIALIPWVFFVVTALLSGFGSVVPAAIAIIAPMGMGFSRRYGIRPLLMGLMVINGATAGGFSPLSIFGTITNQVVERNDLPGSPLLLFLASFVFNVVLGFVCFFLFGGRELLGKRDLGHGLEDKDGEPAGGVGAGSGGTGAGGSGGADGTAGGVDGGSGGSPAPYHDPERRAARRSVQTTMVKDADEDVEVTTLDLNRIVTLVGLVVLAVMVVPPLNQDVGFTAISIAVIISFFSPRISKGAVSKIAWPTVLLICGIVTYVELMERLGTIDWLGEQVAGMGAPLFAALIICFIGAVVSAFASTTGILGALIPLAVPFLLTGSVSEIGLIIALAISSSVVDSSPFSTSGALVVANSPEDQRDRVFKQLMVWGFSMVVIAPIVTWLIFVVPGW
- a CDS encoding pyridoxal-phosphate-dependent aminotransferase family protein; protein product: MTISGRHFLQIPGPSNVPDTVLRAISMPTIDHRGPAFKELFSHVLEGMAEIFGTSNQVVIYPATGTGAWEAALVNTLNPGDEILCYETGHFSSLWKTMAEKWGLKPTVIAGDWRTGADPQKIGEALAADTDHRFKAICVVHNETSTGVTSRISEIRAAIDAADHPALFMVDTISSLGSVDYRHDEWRVDVTVSGSQKGLMLPPGLSFNAVSDKALEAHKSSSLPKSVWNWTEMLAAGRNGMTPYTPNTNILFGLKESLRLLNEEGLDNVFARHIRFGEATRAAVEAWGLEVLCTNESEHSPVLTAVVMPDGHDADELRKLILDRFDMSLGAGLSKLQGTVFRIGHLGDLNDLTLAGTLAGVQMGLQLAGVKIDSAGLGAALDILRES
- a CDS encoding HepT-like ribonuclease domain-containing protein; protein product: MDFDQANIRTELRAILRRTQSVAATAREEFSDGTASYDIAGIAIIRLASLTERAEFAIWMKLLTKDEVLSIRATRNIVAHAGYASMDDDRFWDTVTKRVPELIERLLSSEE
- a CDS encoding helix-turn-helix domain-containing protein translates to MGRFQSDNPGELIREARLDLGITQTELARRAGLSQSSLAQIESGKRNVSSEMLERVLKAADYRPSLALEMAFERIRDEADRLGLRNLRVFGSVARGDDGFNSDIDFLVTADEEVDLFDLALFGERVRQITGFPADVVVDDGPIPPGWQAMREAVPV